From the Francisella frigiditurris genome, one window contains:
- the serC gene encoding 3-phosphoserine/phosphohydroxythreonine transaminase yields MKINFCAGPAVLPTSVIKELQQMLIDYKNTGVSLLSISHRDKVFDEVHASIQTNLRKLLNIPSDYSILLMQGGATAQFSAIPMNLAGKHNRALYLCTGIWSEKAAKEAKKFINVETTTQNNISLKEPCDYIYYTDNETVDGYQVKELAKSCDTPLVCDVSSSFLSKPVNISNYGLIYAGAQKNAGIPGVTIVIIKDSLIQKKENIPIVFDYDLTKKSDSVYNTPSVISWVTFELILNYLLEKFGTLEKVAEFNQEKAELLYNAIDNSNIYVNNIDEKYRSNMNVIFQLKSEELTKKFLKEADERGFYGLKGHRNVGGCRASLYNAVSLADVQALVAFMKEFENAQL; encoded by the coding sequence ATGAAAATAAATTTTTGTGCTGGACCAGCTGTTTTACCTACTTCTGTTATAAAAGAATTACAACAAATGTTAATCGATTATAAAAATACAGGGGTTTCCTTACTTTCTATCTCTCATAGAGATAAGGTATTTGATGAGGTGCATGCTTCTATACAAACAAACTTAAGAAAACTTCTGAATATTCCTTCAGATTATTCTATTTTACTTATGCAAGGAGGAGCAACTGCTCAGTTTTCAGCTATTCCAATGAATTTAGCTGGTAAACATAATAGAGCTCTTTACCTTTGCACAGGGATCTGGTCTGAAAAAGCAGCTAAAGAAGCTAAAAAATTTATTAATGTAGAAACAACTACTCAAAACAATATATCACTTAAAGAACCTTGTGATTATATTTACTATACAGATAATGAAACTGTTGATGGCTATCAAGTTAAAGAACTTGCTAAATCTTGTGACACTCCTTTAGTTTGTGATGTTTCATCAAGTTTTTTATCAAAGCCTGTCAATATTTCTAACTATGGTTTGATTTATGCTGGTGCTCAAAAGAATGCTGGTATTCCTGGAGTTACAATTGTAATTATTAAAGATTCTCTTATTCAGAAAAAAGAAAATATTCCTATAGTCTTTGATTATGATTTAACTAAAAAATCTGATTCTGTTTATAACACTCCTTCTGTTATATCTTGGGTAACTTTTGAGCTTATATTAAATTATTTACTAGAGAAGTTTGGCACTTTAGAAAAAGTCGCTGAATTTAATCAAGAAAAAGCTGAATTACTTTATAATGCTATCGATAACTCTAATATTTATGTAAATAATATAGATGAAAAATATCGCTCTAATATGAATGTAATATTTCAGCTAAAATCAGAAGAGCTAACTAAGAAATTCTTAAAAGAAGCAGATGAAAGAGGTTTTTATGGTTTAAAAGGTCATCGTAATGTTGGTGGTTGTAGAGCAAGTCTTTATAATGCTGTTTCTTTAGCAGATGTCCAAGCATTAGTAGCATTCATG
- the hslU gene encoding ATP-dependent protease ATPase subunit HslU, translated as MTQIMTPKAIVNELERHIIGQNDAKKAVAIALRNRWRRMQLNDEMRQEVTPKNILMIGPTGVGKTEIARRLAKLADAPFIKVEATKFTEVGYVGKDVESIIRDLVEMAVKMKREDAKQKVVEKATKLAEERILDVLIPPARASESKLGFANEPAQDSESRKEKESKTREAFRKKIQNGELDDKEIEIEVAAAPKTIGVMGPPGMEDMTSQLQDLFSSLSSDKKKNKKVKIKDALKLVKDEEASKLINEEDIRARALESVEQNGIVFLDEIDKVCKKSSNSGADVSREGVQRDLLPLVEGSTVSTKYGMIKTDHILFIASGAFHIAKPSDLIPELQGRLPIRVELKSLVVEDFVRILKEPDCSILKQYVALMETEGLNLNFEENAINRIADIAYKVNEEIENIGARRLHTVMEKLLEEISFDAPEIEDKNLNITVEYVNDKLGKLVKDKDLSQYIL; from the coding sequence ATGACACAAATAATGACCCCAAAAGCAATTGTTAATGAATTAGAAAGACATATTATTGGTCAAAATGATGCAAAAAAAGCTGTTGCAATTGCTCTTAGAAACAGATGGCGCCGTATGCAACTTAATGATGAAATGCGTCAAGAAGTTACACCAAAGAATATTTTAATGATTGGTCCAACAGGTGTTGGTAAAACAGAAATAGCTAGAAGACTAGCAAAGCTTGCTGATGCTCCTTTCATAAAAGTTGAAGCTACTAAATTTACAGAAGTTGGTTATGTTGGTAAAGATGTAGAATCTATAATACGTGACCTAGTTGAAATGGCTGTCAAAATGAAAAGAGAAGACGCTAAACAAAAAGTTGTAGAAAAAGCTACTAAATTAGCTGAAGAAAGAATACTAGATGTTTTAATACCTCCTGCTAGAGCTAGTGAATCTAAGCTTGGCTTTGCAAATGAACCAGCTCAAGATAGTGAATCTCGTAAAGAAAAAGAAAGTAAAACAAGAGAAGCTTTTAGAAAAAAAATTCAAAATGGTGAACTTGATGATAAAGAGATAGAAATTGAAGTTGCAGCTGCTCCTAAAACTATTGGTGTTATGGGACCTCCGGGTATGGAAGATATGACAAGTCAACTTCAAGACCTTTTTTCAAGCTTAAGCAGTGATAAAAAGAAAAATAAAAAGGTTAAAATAAAAGATGCTTTAAAACTTGTAAAAGATGAGGAAGCTTCCAAGCTTATTAATGAAGAAGATATTAGAGCTAGAGCTTTAGAGTCTGTTGAGCAAAATGGTATAGTTTTTCTAGATGAGATAGATAAAGTATGTAAAAAATCTAGTAACTCTGGAGCAGATGTTTCTCGTGAAGGTGTACAACGAGACTTACTACCTTTAGTAGAAGGCTCTACTGTTTCTACCAAATATGGAATGATTAAAACTGATCATATCTTGTTTATAGCTTCAGGAGCATTTCACATTGCTAAGCCTTCAGATTTAATACCTGAACTTCAAGGAAGACTGCCTATTAGAGTTGAGTTGAAATCTCTAGTCGTTGAAGATTTTGTTAGAATTCTTAAAGAACCTGACTGCTCTATACTAAAACAATATGTTGCTCTAATGGAAACAGAAGGTCTGAATTTAAATTTCGAGGAAAATGCTATAAATAGAATTGCTGATATCGCTTATAAGGTAAATGAAGAAATAGAGAATATAGGAGCTAGAAGGCTTCATACTGTAATGGAAAAACTATTAGAAGAGATATCTTTTGATGCTCCAGAGATCGAAGATAAGAATCTAAACATTACAGTAGAATATGTAAATGATAAGCTTGGAAAACTAGTTAAAGATAAAGATCTAAGTCAATATATTTTATAA
- a CDS encoding FAD-binding and (Fe-S)-binding domain-containing protein, with product MLENFKSKVLSFLDKKRVIEDEVLCYAYSTDASLYRMVPKLVLIVNTEKEVQEVIKLASEYDIKLTFRAAGTSLSGQAVTDQVLVMLASNSWLNYEIYDDGKKIKLEPSIIGAEANKYLKIYTRKIGPDPGSINTAKIGGIVSNNSSGMCCGTAKNTYSTIDSMQIVFADGSILDTANQLSIDKFKNDKKEFIDSLVKIRKEIINDENIVKFIKKKFSIKNTSGYSLNAFLEFEDPIKIIERLLIGSEGTLGFVSSVTLNTVPDYKYKALNLIYGKLEDLVNLTVEIEPYNISSIELLDYLSLKSVADQKELEPYLIELKDESYAAIMIELAEDSKESLESKLDIVNSFISKANIIYQSGFKQNAKEMQIIWKARSGVLPTIAGQRPLGSSVLIEDIAVEIEKLPMLIADVKEMFKKYSYNNAAIFGHVLAGNIHFVLTPSFNNKEEILNYDNFMHELTELVAKKFNGSLKAEHGSGRNISPFAIVEWGEKCWDIMWQIKRLFDPKNIFNPDVKLTKDNTLHTKNLKEFDSVHPEIDKCMECGFCEPVCPSRNLSFTPRQRNSVARKINSLTGHEKDKWQKTYDYYGVETCATTSLCKTSCPVSIDTGAFILTQKPKQDKLVNHEKEIKAAKQKVQFGNLAGSVLGKSNLYKLISSLHTHFKSIPVYLENMPDVQKAKFVSSSNGSSKKVLLLPSCPNRIFASSRNYDKYPSQLVLEKLGYEVEYPKDLNKQCCGQMYHSKGNSLQQEKSKNLLESIISNNYEAVIIDNSSCSSFAKIEGINIVDINSFILENLSKDSINKKYNRIALHIDCSTRKQNLNEEYLQILELCCNDGIISPERIYCCGFAGDKGFSTPELNSSSLESLKPQIEGCDVGVTFNRSCQIGLSKHSGIEYISFIELVLDCI from the coding sequence ATGTTAGAAAATTTTAAGTCTAAAGTTTTAAGCTTTTTAGATAAGAAACGAGTAATAGAAGATGAAGTATTATGCTATGCATATTCTACAGATGCGAGTTTATATAGAATGGTGCCTAAGCTAGTTTTAATTGTAAATACTGAAAAAGAAGTTCAAGAAGTAATAAAGCTAGCTTCTGAATATGATATTAAACTAACGTTTAGAGCAGCTGGAACGAGTCTTTCTGGACAGGCTGTAACTGATCAAGTTTTAGTGATGCTTGCTTCAAATAGTTGGTTAAATTATGAAATTTATGATGATGGTAAAAAAATAAAATTAGAGCCAAGTATTATAGGTGCAGAAGCTAATAAATATTTAAAAATATATACTAGGAAAATTGGCCCAGATCCAGGCTCAATTAATACTGCAAAAATAGGTGGTATTGTATCAAATAACTCTAGTGGAATGTGCTGTGGTACAGCTAAAAATACATATTCAACTATAGATTCAATGCAAATAGTTTTTGCAGATGGAAGTATATTAGATACAGCTAATCAGCTAAGTATTGATAAATTTAAAAATGATAAAAAAGAGTTTATAGACAGTTTAGTTAAAATCCGTAAAGAAATCATAAATGATGAGAATATTGTTAAATTTATAAAAAAGAAGTTTTCTATCAAAAATACTAGTGGCTACAGTCTAAATGCTTTTTTAGAATTTGAAGATCCGATAAAAATTATAGAGAGATTATTAATTGGTTCAGAAGGTACTTTAGGATTTGTTAGTTCTGTTACTTTAAATACGGTTCCAGATTATAAGTATAAAGCACTAAACTTAATATATGGAAAATTAGAAGATTTAGTTAACTTAACTGTAGAGATCGAGCCATATAATATTTCTTCTATAGAACTTTTAGACTATTTATCTTTAAAATCTGTAGCTGATCAAAAAGAGTTAGAGCCATATCTGATTGAATTAAAAGATGAAAGCTATGCGGCGATCATGATTGAGTTAGCTGAAGATAGCAAAGAAAGCTTAGAGTCTAAATTAGATATAGTTAATAGCTTTATTTCTAAAGCAAATATTATTTATCAGAGTGGATTTAAGCAAAATGCTAAAGAAATGCAGATTATATGGAAAGCTAGGAGTGGGGTTTTACCAACTATAGCAGGGCAAAGACCTTTAGGTTCTAGTGTATTGATAGAAGATATAGCTGTAGAAATAGAGAAACTGCCAATGCTTATAGCTGATGTCAAAGAAATGTTTAAAAAGTATTCTTATAATAATGCTGCTATTTTTGGGCATGTGCTAGCTGGAAATATTCATTTTGTTCTTACTCCAAGCTTTAACAATAAAGAAGAAATTCTAAATTATGATAATTTTATGCATGAGTTGACAGAACTTGTTGCAAAGAAATTCAATGGTTCATTAAAAGCAGAGCATGGTAGTGGAAGAAATATTTCTCCGTTTGCTATAGTAGAATGGGGTGAGAAATGTTGGGATATCATGTGGCAAATCAAAAGATTATTTGATCCTAAGAATATATTTAACCCAGATGTTAAACTTACTAAAGATAATACTCTCCATACTAAAAATCTGAAAGAATTTGATTCTGTCCATCCTGAAATAGATAAATGTATGGAATGTGGTTTTTGTGAACCAGTTTGCCCATCAAGAAATTTAAGTTTTACACCAAGACAAAGAAATTCAGTAGCACGTAAGATAAACTCCTTAACAGGGCATGAAAAAGACAAATGGCAAAAGACATATGATTATTATGGAGTTGAAACTTGTGCTACTACGAGTTTATGTAAGACCTCTTGTCCAGTTAGTATAGATACTGGGGCATTTATATTAACTCAAAAGCCTAAGCAAGATAAGCTAGTAAATCATGAGAAAGAAATAAAAGCAGCTAAGCAGAAAGTCCAATTCGGAAATTTAGCTGGTAGTGTATTAGGGAAGAGTAATTTATATAAATTAATTAGTTCACTGCACACACATTTTAAATCTATTCCAGTATATTTAGAAAATATGCCAGATGTGCAAAAAGCTAAGTTTGTATCATCAAGTAATGGCAGCAGTAAAAAAGTCTTATTATTACCATCATGTCCAAATAGAATTTTTGCTAGTAGTAGAAACTATGATAAATATCCAAGTCAGCTTGTGTTAGAAAAATTAGGTTATGAAGTCGAATATCCTAAAGATTTAAATAAACAATGCTGTGGGCAGATGTATCATTCTAAAGGTAATAGCCTACAGCAAGAAAAGTCTAAAAATTTATTGGAATCAATTATTTCGAATAATTATGAAGCAGTAATTATTGATAATAGCTCATGCTCTAGTTTTGCTAAGATCGAAGGAATAAACATAGTAGATATAAACAGCTTTATTTTGGAAAATCTATCAAAAGATAGTATTAATAAAAAATATAATAGAATAGCTTTACATATTGATTGCTCTACAAGAAAACAAAATCTAAATGAGGAATATTTACAAATTTTAGAGCTATGTTGTAATGATGGAATAATCTCTCCTGAGAGAATCTATTGTTGTGGTTTTGCTGGAGATAAAGGTTTTTCGACACCAGAGCTAAATTCTAGTAGTTTAGAAAGCTTAAAGCCACAAATAGAAGGGTGTGATGTAGGAGTTACATTCAATAGGAGTTGTCAGATAGGGTTAAGTAAACACTCTGGAATAGAATATATTTCTTTTATTGAGTTAGTGCTTGATTGTATATAG
- a CDS encoding linear amide C-N hydrolase: protein MIKKIALISSIALGIVNISEACTEVFIHKDNASVVGRTMDFPINIGIFTIGYNKGVHQVSSYMDKAYPDLKVAEWDVKYPFMGREIFSTGLLVDGANDQGLSASFLYLPGTEYPKYDPSNKKAVLSFYDLVNYTLATSKDVNEALENISKYQIISSSVAVAPDIALKDAPLHFSLRDKFGNSAVIEFINGKINVYKGEEAGNVLTNYPTLPEQLKNLLNYNSLINYNKDEQKAKFGNIPGFKLTIESSSLRDNIASMVGIPGDYSPPSRFVRATYLEKNVPEMSYPQDYKYMMGHILNSVTVPYSPEPNSTATQWQTIKDLNSNTISYKNILYLYNGKLIVAEGNENTYNIDQIFSTGLETIGASGKLQKKVTNPQDYNYYAIEALEKGLKVE, encoded by the coding sequence ATGATTAAAAAAATAGCTCTAATATCTAGTATAGCATTAGGAATAGTTAATATTTCTGAAGCTTGTACTGAAGTTTTTATTCATAAAGATAATGCTTCTGTTGTTGGAAGAACAATGGATTTTCCAATTAATATTGGGATATTTACTATTGGTTACAATAAAGGAGTACATCAGGTTTCTTCATATATGGATAAAGCTTACCCAGATTTAAAAGTTGCCGAATGGGATGTGAAATATCCTTTCATGGGAAGAGAAATTTTTAGCACAGGTTTATTAGTTGATGGTGCTAATGATCAAGGTTTATCTGCTTCTTTTCTTTATCTTCCAGGCACAGAGTATCCTAAATATGATCCCAGCAATAAAAAAGCAGTATTAAGTTTCTATGATTTAGTTAACTATACTCTTGCAACATCTAAAGATGTTAATGAAGCTCTAGAGAATATTTCTAAATATCAAATAATTTCAAGCTCAGTAGCTGTCGCTCCAGATATAGCATTAAAAGATGCTCCTTTACATTTCAGTTTAAGAGATAAGTTTGGAAACTCTGCTGTTATTGAATTTATAAATGGAAAAATAAATGTTTATAAAGGTGAAGAGGCTGGAAATGTTTTAACAAATTACCCTACACTACCAGAACAACTTAAAAATTTGTTAAATTATAATAGTTTAATTAACTATAATAAAGATGAGCAAAAAGCCAAGTTCGGAAATATTCCAGGATTTAAGCTTACAATTGAATCTTCATCGTTAAGAGATAATATTGCTTCAATGGTTGGCATTCCCGGTGACTATTCACCACCATCAAGATTTGTAAGAGCTACATATTTAGAAAAAAATGTGCCTGAAATGAGCTATCCTCAAGATTATAAATATATGATGGGACATATTTTAAATAGCGTAACAGTTCCTTACTCTCCAGAGCCCAACAGTACAGCTACGCAATGGCAAACAATAAAAGACCTTAATAGTAATACAATAAGTTATAAAAACATTCTATATTTATATAATGGAAAACTCATCGTTGCTGAGGGTAATGAGAATACTTATAACATAGATCAAATATTCTCAACAGGTCTAGAAACTATAGGTGCTAGTGGAAAGTTACAGAAAAAAGTAACGAATCCTCAAGATTATAATTATTATGCAATCGAAGCATTAGAAAAAGGCTTAAAAGTAGAGTAA